In the genome of Candidatus Deferrimicrobium sp., the window TTTCTGGCCGGCGACGAGAAGGAGGGAATGCACATGTGGAAACGGTTATTGCAAACTTCCGATGACGCAACGGACCTGATCCTGCGGCTGGCGCTGGCGGTCGTCTTCTTTCCCCACGGGGCGCAGAAGGCACTGGGGTGGTTCGTAGGGTTCGGGTTCAGCAACACCTTGGGTTTCTTTACCGGGAAAATGGGCATTCCAACGGTGTTCGCGCTGCTGGTGATCGCGGCGGAATTCCTCGGCAGCCTCGGTCTGTTCGTCGGCCTCCTCGCTCGCGTGGCCGCCTTCGGGATCTTCTGCGCCATGGCAGTAGCGCTGGTGACGATCCACTCCAAGATGGGTTTTTTCATGAATTGGGACGGGAAAATGCCTGCGGGAAATGAGGGTTTCGAGTTCCACATCCTCGCGCTGGCACTGACAATCGCCGTGATGGTGCGAGGCGCAGGCCCGGTCTCCTTCGACCGCATGCTGTCCGGGAAGCACTGAGTTCCCCGGTGTGGCATCTTGTCGGCCAGGACACGAGCCGGCGGACAACAGCATGCAGCGGACGGCGCTCCGCGCCGCCGCTGATGCTGGGCGTTAGCCCGCAGGAAGGAGTCCGCATGAGAAAGTTGATGTTGTCTTCCTGCACTATGAGCCGTAACGGTAGCCTTGACC includes:
- a CDS encoding DoxX family protein; the protein is MWKRLLQTSDDATDLILRLALAVVFFPHGAQKALGWFVGFGFSNTLGFFTGKMGIPTVFALLVIAAEFLGSLGLFVGLLARVAAFGIFCAMAVALVTIHSKMGFFMNWDGKMPAGNEGFEFHILALALTIAVMVRGAGPVSFDRMLSGKH